One stretch of Streptomyces sp. R21 DNA includes these proteins:
- a CDS encoding O-antigen ligase family protein — protein MSLGDLWAIMCRRWYFMVPLTLLSVLAGGYLNRTIPVSYQSQSSVTLLDSSAVARLAPTFGNPISNAGGSLVVTADVLIRTLQSSDSAKELHDRGLTDRYTVGFAPEADSPLLTLSVTGTDRAKVLRETTTLTKFAGEQLKALQAASKVPTVYAVQTAPVVLPQTPVAQSKTRYQDIAAVVIVGVVSAFLLSILAEGVAVVRRRGRAQAGYVPRRHRARSTERAPRGLLVRRLDATTILTGYLVLAFFVPSNLTLPALGGVGTPANVFALLGLLWYLATWLGGRIRPAEGTRLPRVTMCLLAAAVLLSYLADATRDSSHQEVLGADRGLIGLAVWGALVVLASAGIQERSRLEVLMRRLVVMGTVVALIGYYDFFAATNIADSIHIPGLQSSTAGISAMDRGSFTRPRSTTAHPLEFGGMLAILVPFAVHQAFDPVRRHAGALRRWAPVAIMAGALPLTVSRTSIIGAFVAILVMVPRWKPQRRWAAIGIILGSVAGFKVIIPGLIGTITNLFASFLSNSDSSTQARTVKYSAIVPYLHEHPWFGRGFGTFTPDLYFFTDNQYMLTLAEMGFLGLIALLALFVTGIHTGGAIRRLARTESDRELGQAFLASALVALVISATFDALSFSMYAGMFFLILGAGGSYLGFVRREAAAATVSAPRKPSEVQLPELVESR, from the coding sequence ATGAGCCTGGGCGACCTCTGGGCGATCATGTGCAGGCGCTGGTACTTCATGGTGCCGCTCACCCTGCTCAGCGTCCTCGCGGGCGGATATCTGAACCGGACCATCCCGGTGTCCTACCAGTCGCAGAGCTCCGTCACACTGCTCGACTCCTCGGCGGTCGCCAGGCTGGCGCCGACCTTCGGCAACCCCATATCGAACGCGGGGGGTTCGCTGGTCGTCACGGCCGACGTGCTGATCAGGACCCTCCAGTCGAGCGACTCGGCCAAGGAACTGCACGACCGCGGCCTCACGGACCGCTACACGGTCGGGTTCGCGCCGGAGGCCGACAGCCCGCTGCTCACCCTGAGCGTCACCGGCACCGACCGGGCGAAGGTGCTCCGGGAGACCACCACCCTCACCAAGTTCGCCGGGGAGCAGCTCAAGGCCCTGCAGGCGGCCTCCAAGGTGCCGACGGTGTACGCCGTGCAGACCGCCCCGGTCGTCCTGCCGCAGACACCGGTCGCGCAGTCGAAGACCCGGTACCAGGACATCGCGGCGGTCGTCATCGTCGGGGTGGTCAGCGCGTTCCTGCTGTCCATCCTGGCCGAGGGCGTCGCGGTGGTACGCCGACGGGGACGCGCCCAGGCCGGATACGTTCCCCGGCGCCATCGCGCCCGGTCCACCGAACGGGCGCCCAGGGGCCTGCTGGTGCGCAGGCTGGACGCCACGACGATCCTCACCGGCTATCTGGTGCTGGCGTTCTTCGTCCCGTCCAACCTCACCCTGCCCGCGCTGGGCGGCGTCGGCACCCCGGCCAACGTCTTCGCCCTGCTGGGACTTCTCTGGTACCTGGCGACCTGGCTGGGCGGCCGCATCCGTCCCGCCGAGGGCACCAGACTGCCACGCGTGACGATGTGCCTGCTCGCCGCGGCGGTGCTGCTCTCGTACCTCGCGGACGCCACCCGCGACAGCTCCCACCAGGAGGTCCTCGGGGCCGACCGGGGGCTCATCGGGCTCGCGGTGTGGGGGGCGCTCGTGGTGCTGGCCTCCGCCGGAATCCAGGAGCGCAGCCGCCTCGAGGTCCTGATGCGCCGGCTCGTCGTCATGGGCACGGTGGTCGCCCTGATCGGCTACTACGACTTCTTCGCCGCGACCAACATCGCCGACTCCATCCACATCCCCGGCCTGCAGTCGAGCACCGCCGGGATCAGCGCCATGGACCGCGGCTCGTTCACCCGGCCCCGCTCCACGACGGCCCACCCGCTGGAGTTCGGGGGGATGCTGGCCATCCTGGTGCCCTTCGCCGTCCACCAGGCGTTCGATCCGGTGCGCCGGCACGCCGGCGCACTGCGCCGCTGGGCACCGGTGGCGATCATGGCGGGGGCTCTTCCGCTGACCGTGTCGAGGACATCCATCATCGGTGCCTTTGTGGCGATCCTGGTGATGGTGCCCCGATGGAAGCCGCAGCGGCGCTGGGCCGCCATCGGCATCATCCTGGGGTCGGTGGCCGGCTTCAAGGTGATCATTCCCGGGCTGATCGGAACCATCACCAACCTGTTCGCCAGCTTCCTGTCCAACTCCGACAGCAGCACCCAGGCGCGCACCGTGAAGTACAGCGCGATCGTCCCCTATCTCCATGAACACCCCTGGTTCGGACGCGGATTCGGCACCTTCACGCCCGACCTGTACTTCTTCACGGACAACCAGTACATGCTGACCCTGGCCGAGATGGGGTTCCTGGGGCTGATCGCGCTGCTCGCCCTGTTCGTCACCGGGATCCACACCGGCGGCGCCATCCGCCGGCTCGCCCGCACCGAATCGGACCGGGAACTCGGGCAGGCGTTCCTCGCCTCGGCCCTGGTCGCCCTGGTCATCAGCGCCACCTTCGACGCGCTCAGCTTCTCCATGTACGCCGGGATGTTCTTCCTGATCCTGGGCGCCGGCGGCAGCTACCTCGGCTTCGTCCGCCGTGAGGCGGCCGCGGCCACCGTCTCCGCTCCCCGCAAGCCGTCCGAAGTCCAGCTCCCTGAACTCGTGGAGTCCCGATGA
- a CDS encoding class I SAM-dependent methyltransferase, whose translation MARSRALRNRFVDAPGSLGERLRIARWQRFQRCFPGIENMSVVDLGGTAEMWLRAPLRAKHVHLINLEAHPAELPDWITAENADVTDPAIAAELSDKGGYDLVFSNSTIEHVGGHSQRQKFVAAVEQLAPLHWIQTPYRYFPVEPHFVAPGFQFLPLTARARLVRHWPLVHSRPDSPESAMNAVINIELLTRAEMRYLFPGSAILSERVLGAPKSLIAVRTEPAC comes from the coding sequence ATGGCCCGATCCCGCGCCCTGAGAAACAGATTCGTCGACGCGCCCGGCTCACTGGGCGAACGCCTCCGCATCGCCCGCTGGCAGCGGTTCCAACGCTGCTTCCCCGGCATCGAGAACATGAGCGTCGTGGACCTGGGCGGGACGGCCGAGATGTGGCTGCGCGCACCGCTGCGCGCCAAGCACGTCCACCTGATCAACCTGGAGGCGCACCCCGCCGAACTGCCCGACTGGATCACCGCGGAGAACGCCGACGTCACCGACCCGGCGATCGCCGCCGAACTGAGCGACAAAGGCGGCTACGACCTGGTGTTCTCCAACTCGACCATCGAGCACGTCGGCGGGCACAGCCAGCGTCAGAAGTTCGTCGCGGCCGTGGAGCAACTGGCCCCGCTGCACTGGATCCAGACGCCGTACCGCTACTTCCCCGTCGAGCCGCACTTCGTGGCGCCCGGCTTCCAGTTCCTGCCACTGACCGCCCGGGCCCGTCTGGTGCGGCACTGGCCGCTCGTCCACAGCCGCCCCGACAGCCCGGAGTCGGCGATGAACGCCGTGATCAACATCGAGCTGCTGACCCGCGCCGAAATGCGCTACCTGTTCCCCGGATCGGCCATCCTGAGCGAGCGGGTGCTCGGTGCGCCGAAGTCGCTCATCGCCGTACGAACGGAGCCCGCATGCTGA
- a CDS encoding class I SAM-dependent methyltransferase has translation MLNNLINRHDADRLLRKVRKLDLDPVLAKLKVRGGARVVQHWSQVDPSLTEWWAIPAVIRRWNLLMTGDADTSFPEYVAAKHFAPRADLRGLSLGCGTGGNELLWARTGAFSLLEGVDVAPERIDFATRAAAENGLADVLRFRVTDVNRMTSDGERFDVLLGLQSLHHFDDLDETLPRLSQLIEPDGLFVVDEFVGPTRFQWTDGQLEAANALLARLPEERRRLADGRIKHRVVRPSRLSMVLDDPSEAVDAAALLPGLRRHFEVVEERPYGGTVLHIAFSGIAHNFRDQEPETLALLERCFAAEDAALPDVGHDFIAMVCRPRSAG, from the coding sequence ATGCTGAACAACCTGATCAACAGACATGACGCGGACCGGCTGCTGCGCAAGGTGCGGAAGCTGGACCTGGACCCGGTACTGGCCAAGCTGAAGGTGCGCGGCGGTGCCCGCGTGGTCCAGCACTGGTCACAGGTCGACCCGTCGCTGACCGAGTGGTGGGCGATACCGGCGGTCATCAGGCGCTGGAACCTGCTGATGACCGGCGACGCGGACACCTCTTTTCCCGAGTACGTGGCGGCCAAGCACTTCGCGCCGCGCGCCGATCTGCGCGGTCTGTCGCTGGGGTGCGGCACCGGCGGGAACGAGCTGCTCTGGGCGAGGACCGGCGCGTTCTCTCTCCTGGAGGGCGTGGACGTGGCGCCGGAGCGGATCGACTTCGCGACCCGGGCCGCCGCCGAGAACGGGCTCGCCGACGTCCTGCGCTTCCGGGTGACCGATGTCAACCGGATGACCAGCGACGGGGAACGCTTCGACGTTCTCCTCGGCCTTCAGTCGCTGCACCATTTCGACGACCTCGACGAGACCCTGCCGCGGCTGTCCCAACTGATCGAGCCCGACGGGCTGTTCGTGGTCGACGAGTTCGTCGGCCCCACCCGGTTCCAGTGGACCGACGGTCAACTGGAGGCGGCGAACGCACTGTTGGCCCGGCTGCCCGAAGAGCGGCGGCGGCTGGCCGACGGCCGGATCAAGCACCGTGTCGTACGGCCCAGCAGGCTGTCGATGGTGCTGGACGACCCCTCCGAGGCGGTCGACGCGGCGGCGCTGCTGCCCGGTCTGCGGCGTCATTTCGAGGTCGTCGAGGAACGGCCGTACGGGGGCACGGTGCTGCACATCGCGTTCTCCGGAATCGCGCACAACTTCCGTGACCAGGAGCCGGAGACGCTGGCGCTGCTGGAGCGGTGCTTCGCCGCGGAGGACGCGGCACTGCCGGACGTGGGGCACGACTTCATCGCGATGGTCTGCCGCCCACGGAGCGCCGGCTGA
- a CDS encoding DUF4082 domain-containing protein gives MNRWSRRLRGGRLAVAAALIWAVLPGAVPAQAAADPCGSGSNAIVCENSKAGSPMSDWFSPNAYGDIQGFSTKESLQAGDTVQFKVQSKVSYHIEIYRLGWYGGDGAREMSTAAQAAVTYPANYATKPANCTTKAGTGLVDCGNWPVTASWTVPSDAVSGLYIANLTQTDGDGLMPYPFVVRKDSSTSDVVVQTSDQTWQAYNDYGGQDLYGGAGPAPDGRAYEVSYNRPLDIGGDNGIYGSEFMMLSWLERNGYDVSYLSGVDVSTNGATLLKNHKVYMSSGHDEYWTQSQYSNVLAARKAGVRQAFFSGNEVFWKTRLAPSIDGTSTANRTLVCYKMTKMAQNNGIADPSGSWTGTWMDPASTNYGQTYQPPNILTGSMFQVNGSRSDAITVPGSYGKNRLWRGTSIANLTSSQTATFPAGTLGYEWDSDLENATRPAGQIDLSSTTVDITDGKYRLDWGNMYGNGTATHNLVEFRDQTSGALVFGSGTVQWSWGLTNIPTYNPDDTVVTEDVRMQQATLNILADMGVQPLSRQSNLTAATASTDTTGPSVTVTIPASGVTVPALKPVTIKGTATDSGGVVARVEVSTDGGTTWNAATGLGSWTYSWTPTAPGSASIKVRAVDDSVNMGAVTTVPVTVGPQACPCTIWPATAVPGTVNGGDGGSLELGVKIRTTVAGSITGVRFYKSPYNTGTHTGSLWSASGTRLATGTFTGETASGWQQLNFATPVTVKANTTYVASYFAPNGGYSYDGGYFSDSDAGLAPLTALKSGTDGGNGLYHYGSTSAFPSSASSGSNYWVDVVLDTSTASTTPPTVTSTSPTSGATGASITAPMSAVFDHAIDADNLTFTVKDPSGNTVPGTKTLPAANKATFTPSTELELHTTYTASVQAADLWGNEMGAPVTWSFTTSSTPPAVTCPCTLWNTSAVPATPDVTNDPNSLELGTRFQSSASGWVTGVTFYKGTGNTGTHTGSLWSASGTLLASGTFTSESASGWQTMTFATPVAITADTAYVVSYHAPNGNYAVDGGYFAAAHKSYPLTATADIDSAHNGLYRYGSDVAFPSGSYGSANYWVGPVFTADNPSASLTSGTSEVTGSSLSHTADADAPLVTTLPAKVKLSSLKATVTILPGAKAADAKKLHVTAVTSYDRATHKMSVHLSAPLPDGTRFKVTITARDKDHHTVKSQSWTLTSKTVRKKH, from the coding sequence ATGAACAGATGGAGCAGACGGCTCCGGGGCGGCCGCCTCGCCGTCGCGGCAGCGTTGATTTGGGCGGTGCTCCCGGGGGCCGTGCCCGCCCAGGCGGCGGCCGATCCGTGCGGATCGGGCTCGAACGCCATCGTCTGTGAGAACTCCAAGGCGGGCAGCCCGATGTCCGACTGGTTCTCGCCCAACGCCTACGGTGACATCCAGGGGTTCTCCACCAAGGAGAGCCTTCAGGCCGGTGACACCGTCCAGTTCAAGGTCCAGTCGAAGGTCTCGTACCACATCGAGATCTACCGCCTGGGCTGGTACGGCGGCGACGGCGCCCGCGAGATGTCGACCGCGGCCCAGGCGGCGGTGACCTATCCCGCCAACTACGCCACCAAGCCTGCCAATTGCACCACCAAGGCGGGCACCGGCCTGGTCGACTGCGGCAACTGGCCCGTGACCGCGAGCTGGACTGTGCCCAGCGACGCCGTGTCCGGCCTGTACATCGCCAACCTGACCCAGACGGACGGCGACGGCCTGATGCCGTACCCCTTCGTCGTCCGCAAGGACTCCAGCACCTCCGACGTCGTCGTGCAGACCAGCGACCAGACCTGGCAGGCCTACAACGACTACGGCGGCCAGGATCTCTACGGCGGCGCGGGTCCCGCGCCGGACGGCCGGGCCTACGAGGTCAGCTACAACCGGCCGCTGGACATCGGCGGTGACAACGGCATCTACGGCTCCGAGTTCATGATGCTGTCCTGGCTGGAACGCAACGGCTACGACGTCAGCTATCTGTCCGGCGTGGACGTGTCGACCAATGGCGCCACCCTGCTGAAGAACCACAAGGTGTACATGTCCTCCGGCCACGACGAGTACTGGACGCAGAGCCAGTACTCCAATGTCCTGGCGGCCAGAAAGGCCGGCGTCAGGCAGGCCTTCTTCAGCGGCAACGAGGTCTTCTGGAAGACCCGGCTCGCGCCCAGCATCGACGGCACCAGTACGGCGAACCGGACCCTGGTCTGCTACAAGATGACCAAGATGGCGCAGAACAACGGCATCGCCGACCCCAGCGGCAGCTGGACCGGCACATGGATGGACCCGGCCAGCACCAACTACGGCCAGACCTACCAGCCGCCGAACATCCTCACCGGCTCCATGTTCCAGGTGAACGGTTCCCGCAGCGACGCGATCACCGTCCCCGGCTCCTACGGGAAGAACCGGCTGTGGCGGGGCACCTCGATCGCGAACCTGACGTCGAGCCAGACCGCCACCTTCCCGGCCGGCACCCTCGGTTACGAGTGGGACAGCGACCTGGAGAACGCCACCAGACCCGCCGGGCAGATCGACCTGTCGTCCACGACGGTGGACATCACCGACGGCAAGTACCGCCTCGACTGGGGCAACATGTACGGCAACGGCACCGCGACGCACAATCTCGTCGAGTTCCGCGACCAGACCTCCGGGGCCCTGGTGTTCGGGTCGGGGACCGTGCAGTGGTCGTGGGGCCTGACCAACATCCCCACGTACAACCCCGATGACACGGTGGTCACCGAGGACGTCCGCATGCAGCAGGCGACGCTGAACATCCTCGCCGACATGGGTGTCCAGCCGCTGTCCCGGCAGAGCAACCTCACCGCCGCCACGGCCTCCACCGACACCACCGGCCCGTCCGTCACCGTGACGATCCCGGCCTCCGGAGTCACTGTCCCGGCCCTCAAGCCGGTCACCATCAAGGGCACCGCCACCGACTCCGGCGGTGTGGTGGCCCGTGTGGAGGTGTCCACGGACGGCGGTACCACCTGGAACGCGGCGACCGGCCTGGGGTCCTGGACCTACAGCTGGACCCCGACGGCCCCGGGCTCGGCGTCCATCAAGGTCCGCGCGGTCGACGACAGCGTCAACATGGGCGCCGTCACCACCGTCCCGGTGACCGTCGGCCCGCAGGCCTGCCCGTGCACGATCTGGCCCGCCACCGCCGTGCCCGGCACGGTCAACGGCGGCGACGGCGGCTCGCTGGAGCTCGGCGTCAAGATCCGCACCACGGTGGCCGGATCGATCACCGGCGTCCGCTTCTACAAGTCGCCCTACAACACGGGCACCCACACCGGCAGCCTGTGGAGCGCCTCCGGCACCCGCCTTGCCACCGGCACCTTCACAGGCGAGACGGCGTCCGGCTGGCAGCAGCTGAACTTCGCCACCCCGGTGACGGTCAAGGCCAACACCACCTACGTCGCCTCGTACTTCGCGCCCAACGGCGGATACTCCTACGACGGCGGATACTTCTCCGACAGCGACGCCGGCCTGGCCCCGCTCACGGCGCTCAAGTCCGGCACCGACGGCGGCAACGGCCTCTACCACTACGGCTCGACCAGCGCCTTCCCGTCCTCCGCCTCCTCGGGCAGCAACTACTGGGTCGACGTGGTGCTGGACACCTCGACGGCCAGCACGACGCCGCCCACCGTCACCTCGACCTCGCCGACCTCGGGGGCGACCGGCGCGTCGATCACGGCACCGATGTCCGCCGTGTTCGACCACGCCATCGACGCCGACAACCTGACGTTCACCGTGAAGGACCCGAGCGGCAACACCGTGCCGGGCACCAAGACGCTCCCCGCGGCGAACAAGGCGACCTTCACACCGTCGACGGAGCTGGAGCTGCACACCACGTACACCGCCTCCGTCCAGGCCGCCGACCTGTGGGGCAACGAGATGGGCGCCCCGGTCACCTGGAGCTTCACCACCAGCTCGACCCCGCCCGCGGTCACCTGTCCCTGCACGCTGTGGAACACCTCCGCCGTGCCGGCCACGCCCGACGTCACCAACGACCCCAACTCCCTTGAGCTGGGCACCCGGTTCCAGTCCTCGGCGAGCGGCTGGGTCACCGGCGTCACCTTCTACAAGGGCACCGGCAACACCGGAACCCACACTGGCAGCCTCTGGTCCGCCTCCGGCACGCTCCTCGCCTCCGGCACCTTCACCAGCGAGTCGGCCTCCGGCTGGCAGACGATGACCTTCGCGACCCCGGTGGCGATCACCGCCGACACCGCGTACGTCGTCTCCTACCACGCGCCGAACGGCAACTACGCGGTGGACGGCGGCTACTTCGCGGCAGCCCACAAGTCCTACCCGCTGACCGCCACCGCCGACATCGACTCGGCCCACAACGGGCTGTACCGGTACGGCAGCGACGTGGCCTTCCCCAGCGGCTCCTACGGATCCGCGAACTACTGGGTCGGCCCCGTCTTCACCGCCGACAACCCGTCCGCGTCGCTGACGTCGGGCACCTCGGAGGTGACCGGATCCTCGCTGTCGCACACCGCCGACGCCGACGCCCCCCTCGTCACGACCCTGCCCGCCAAGGTGAAGCTGTCGTCCCTCAAGGCGACCGTGACCATCCTGCCGGGCGCCAAGGCGGCCGACGCCAAGAAGCTCCACGTCACCGCCGTCACCTCCTACGACCGGGCCACGCACAAGATGTCCGTCCACCTCTCCGCCCCACTGCCGGACGGCACACGGTTCAAGGTCACGATCACGGCCAGGGACAAGGACCACCACACGGTGAAGTCCCAGAGCTGGACCCTGACCAGCAAGACCGTCCGCAAGAAGCACTAG
- a CDS encoding VOC family protein encodes MERVLGIGGYFVRATDPAVLNAWYRDCLGLDADENGLWRQAAGPTVFATFESGTDYFGSRTQQTMLNFRVSDLDAMLAQLRAKGADVAEQTQDMEGVGRFGWVTDPEGNRIELWQPA; translated from the coding sequence ATGGAACGTGTGCTTGGAATCGGCGGGTATTTCGTGCGGGCCACCGACCCGGCGGTCCTGAACGCCTGGTATCGCGACTGTCTGGGCCTGGACGCCGACGAGAACGGCCTGTGGCGCCAGGCAGCGGGACCGACGGTGTTCGCGACGTTCGAGTCCGGGACCGACTACTTCGGGTCCCGCACCCAGCAGACCATGCTCAACTTCCGGGTCAGCGACCTGGATGCGATGCTCGCGCAGCTGCGTGCCAAGGGAGCGGACGTGGCCGAGCAGACGCAGGACATGGAGGGGGTCGGCCGGTTCGGCTGGGTCACCGACCCCGAGGGCAACCGGATCGAGCTGTGGCAGCCCGCCTGA
- a CDS encoding DegT/DnrJ/EryC1/StrS family aminotransferase: protein MNQIPLVDLKAAHEEVADEVRAGFDRVLANTAFVGGDEVRQFEREYAQFGGVAHCVGVANGTDAVELALRVSGAGPGDEVVIPANTFIATAGAVARTGARPVLADCLPDSHLLDPQAALDAVGPDTRAVVPVHLYGQLAEVTGLAGQLPDRVRVVEDAAQCQGATHDGRSPGSGGIAATSFYPGKNLGAYGDAGAVLTDDEELAGLVRAIANHGGVAKYRHDVPGFNSRLDGLQAVVLRAKLARLADGNAARRAAAAHYDTLLADLAAAGRVVLPTTADGNVHVWHLYVVQVAGADRDDIVGKLNAEGIGAGVHYPAPVHLTPAYRHLGHTRGDFPNAERAAERILSLPLFPQITPDQQQRVVDVFADALRG, encoded by the coding sequence ATGAACCAGATTCCGCTTGTGGACCTCAAGGCGGCCCACGAGGAAGTCGCCGACGAGGTACGGGCCGGATTCGACCGGGTCCTGGCCAACACCGCGTTCGTCGGCGGCGACGAGGTCCGCCAATTCGAGCGCGAGTATGCGCAGTTCGGTGGTGTCGCGCACTGCGTGGGCGTCGCCAACGGCACCGACGCCGTCGAACTCGCCCTGCGGGTGAGCGGAGCGGGGCCCGGCGACGAGGTCGTGATACCCGCCAACACCTTCATCGCCACCGCGGGCGCGGTGGCCAGGACCGGCGCACGACCGGTCCTGGCGGACTGCCTGCCCGACAGCCATCTGCTCGACCCCCAGGCCGCGCTGGACGCGGTCGGCCCGGACACCCGCGCGGTCGTACCGGTGCATCTGTACGGGCAGTTGGCCGAGGTCACCGGGCTGGCCGGTCAACTGCCCGACCGCGTACGGGTAGTCGAGGATGCCGCCCAGTGCCAGGGCGCGACCCACGACGGACGGTCCCCGGGCAGCGGAGGGATCGCGGCCACCAGCTTCTACCCGGGCAAGAACCTGGGCGCCTACGGCGACGCGGGCGCGGTGCTCACCGACGACGAGGAACTCGCGGGTCTGGTGCGCGCGATCGCGAACCACGGCGGCGTCGCCAAGTACCGCCACGACGTACCTGGGTTCAACAGCCGCCTGGACGGACTGCAGGCCGTCGTCCTGCGGGCGAAGCTGGCGAGGCTGGCCGACGGCAACGCGGCCCGTCGGGCGGCCGCGGCCCACTACGACACGCTGCTCGCCGACCTGGCGGCCGCCGGGCGGGTCGTCCTGCCGACGACGGCCGACGGCAACGTCCACGTCTGGCACCTGTACGTCGTGCAGGTCGCCGGCGCCGACCGTGACGACATCGTCGGCAAGCTCAACGCCGAGGGCATCGGCGCGGGCGTGCACTATCCCGCCCCGGTCCACCTCACACCGGCGTACCGCCATCTCGGCCACACCCGGGGCGACTTCCCGAACGCCGAGAGGGCGGCGGAGCGGATCCTCTCGCTCCCGCTCTTCCCGCAGATCACCCCCGACCAGCAGCAGCGGGTCGTCGACGTGTTCGCCGACGCGCTCCGCGGCTGA
- a CDS encoding glycosyltransferase, with product MTTVSVVIPCYKYGHFLADCVSSVLDEQDGVDVRVLIIDDASPDDSAETATKLAASDPRIEVRVHATNKGHIATYNEGLLEWADGDYVALLSADDRLVPGALVRAAALLDAHPEAGFAYGRPLHFQHGGPLPPARTRSTGSVVYPGQEWLERRFREGTGCITSPEVVVRTSLQRTVGGYDPALPHAGDIEMWMRLAAHADVGYVRGADQAFYRVHGKNMSTTDFGGQLDDLRQRLVAFDSVLEKCADRLPQADRLADEVHTRLARFALRRAYRAYDRGRTGIVPVDECVAFAEQCLPGYAALPEYRALRLRRRIGPKTMPYLQPLVWSAVAERGREWLWWESWKRRGI from the coding sequence ATGACCACCGTCAGTGTTGTGATCCCCTGCTACAAGTACGGCCATTTCCTCGCCGACTGCGTGAGCAGCGTCCTGGACGAGCAGGACGGCGTTGACGTCCGGGTCCTCATCATCGACGACGCCTCGCCCGACGACTCGGCGGAGACCGCGACCAAACTGGCCGCCTCCGACCCGCGCATCGAAGTCCGCGTCCACGCAACCAACAAGGGCCATATCGCCACCTACAACGAGGGCCTGCTGGAGTGGGCCGACGGCGACTACGTGGCCCTCCTGTCCGCCGACGACCGGCTCGTCCCGGGCGCACTGGTCCGGGCCGCCGCGCTCCTGGACGCCCACCCCGAGGCGGGTTTCGCCTACGGGCGCCCCCTGCACTTCCAGCACGGCGGCCCGCTGCCACCGGCCCGTACCCGCAGCACAGGCTCGGTCGTCTATCCCGGGCAGGAGTGGCTGGAGCGGCGCTTCCGCGAAGGCACCGGCTGCATCACCTCGCCGGAGGTCGTCGTCCGCACCAGCCTCCAGCGCACGGTCGGCGGCTACGATCCGGCGTTGCCGCACGCGGGCGACATCGAGATGTGGATGCGGCTCGCCGCACACGCCGACGTCGGTTACGTACGCGGCGCGGATCAGGCCTTCTACCGCGTGCACGGCAAGAACATGTCCACCACCGACTTCGGCGGTCAACTCGACGACCTGCGCCAACGCCTCGTGGCCTTCGACTCGGTGCTCGAAAAATGCGCCGACCGGCTGCCCCAGGCCGACCGCCTGGCCGACGAGGTCCACACCCGGCTCGCCCGCTTCGCGCTGCGCCGGGCCTACCGGGCCTACGACCGGGGGCGCACCGGGATCGTTCCGGTCGACGAGTGCGTGGCGTTCGCCGAACAGTGCCTGCCGGGGTACGCGGCGCTGCCCGAGTACCGCGCGCTGCGCCTACGACGGCGGATCGGCCCGAAGACGATGCCCTATCTTCAGCCGCTGGTGTGGTCGGCCGTGGCCGAACGCGGCCGGGAGTGGCTGTGGTGGGAGTCCTGGAAGCGCCGCGGCATCTGA
- a CDS encoding glycosyltransferase family 2 protein has product MSPVAVIVVTWNSAAVLPGFLAALPDGMAGLDWRLVVADNDSSDDTVDVLRTLAPDATIVQTGRNAGYAAGINAALTAAEGSEGVLICNPDIRMRQGCAKRLVDSLGDGVGIAVPLLYEEGRDTPHHSLRRESSVLRALGEAVIGNTRAGRFPALSELVTDPAVYQRPTRADWATGALMAISGECLAACGRWDESFFLYSEETEYCLRARDRGYATQLEPSAEAVHLGGDSQVSPRLWTLLTLNRVRLYRRRHGALATAAFRAAVLLRETSRAVLGRPASRAAAAALTRPGALRATPGP; this is encoded by the coding sequence ATGAGCCCCGTCGCCGTCATCGTCGTCACCTGGAACAGCGCCGCGGTGCTCCCTGGGTTCCTCGCCGCTCTTCCCGACGGCATGGCAGGCCTCGACTGGCGGCTCGTCGTCGCCGACAACGACTCCTCCGACGACACCGTGGACGTGCTGCGGACGCTGGCCCCCGACGCCACGATCGTCCAGACCGGCCGCAACGCCGGATACGCGGCCGGCATCAACGCGGCGCTGACCGCCGCCGAGGGAAGCGAAGGCGTGCTGATCTGCAACCCCGACATCCGGATGCGGCAGGGTTGCGCCAAACGTCTCGTCGACAGCCTCGGGGACGGGGTGGGGATCGCCGTACCCCTTCTCTACGAAGAAGGCCGGGACACGCCCCACCATTCGCTGCGCCGAGAGTCGAGCGTCCTGCGGGCCCTCGGAGAGGCCGTCATCGGCAACACCCGGGCCGGGCGCTTCCCGGCCCTGAGCGAGCTCGTCACCGACCCCGCCGTGTATCAGCGGCCCACGCGCGCGGACTGGGCGACCGGTGCGCTCATGGCCATATCGGGGGAGTGCCTGGCCGCTTGCGGGCGGTGGGACGAGTCGTTCTTTCTCTACTCGGAGGAGACCGAGTACTGCCTGCGTGCGCGGGATCGGGGCTACGCCACACAGCTGGAGCCGTCGGCCGAGGCCGTGCACCTGGGGGGCGACTCCCAGGTGTCGCCCCGGCTCTGGACCCTGCTCACCCTCAACCGCGTCCGGCTGTACCGGCGTCGGCACGGCGCCCTCGCCACGGCGGCCTTCCGCGCCGCCGTCCTGCTCAGGGAGACCTCACGCGCCGTGCTGGGGCGCCCGGCGAGCCGCGCGGCCGCAGCCGCGCTGACCCGACCGGGCGCCCTGCGCGCAACGCCGGGGCCGTGA